A genome region from Sphingobacteriaceae bacterium GW460-11-11-14-LB5 includes the following:
- a CDS encoding riboflavin biosynthesis protein — protein MDDQLEKIYGDLEARHYPPLCGIHYMAGGTDPIDGASIYDCSHQTFHRHIISYGMSELYYSEDKAGGEFSKWGFEFTFRLVPFKDDEHDPIWAINVMNNLARYVFSSGKWFEENHFIPANGPIKLNADTEITGFVFALDPELGKIDTPHGEVSFLQLVDITNAEVEQLKQNPSMAAVKELIDRLQQDNPLLITDLNRK, from the coding sequence ATAGATGATCAATTGGAGAAGATATACGGTGATTTAGAGGCACGCCATTACCCGCCATTGTGCGGAATCCATTACATGGCTGGTGGAACAGACCCGATAGATGGCGCCAGTATTTATGATTGCAGCCACCAAACCTTTCATCGGCACATCATCAGTTATGGTATGAGCGAACTGTATTATAGTGAAGATAAAGCCGGCGGAGAATTTAGCAAATGGGGTTTTGAATTTACGTTCAGGCTGGTCCCATTCAAAGATGATGAGCATGATCCCATCTGGGCCATAAACGTGATGAATAACCTGGCCAGGTATGTATTCTCGAGCGGGAAATGGTTTGAAGAGAACCACTTTATCCCAGCTAACGGCCCTATTAAACTAAATGCCGACACTGAAATAACAGGATTTGTTTTTGCATTAGATCCAGAACTGGGGAAAATAGATACTCCACACGGCGAGGTAAGTTTTTTACAGTTGGTGGACATTACCAATGCAGAAGTAGAACAACTTAAGCAAAATCCTTCAATGGCAGCTGTGAAAGAATTAATCGATCGTTTACAACAAGACAATCCATTATTAATAACCGATTTGAACAGGAAATAA